A single region of the Rathayibacter rathayi genome encodes:
- a CDS encoding DUF305 domain-containing protein, producing MRPASSRGRILVAAVAVVALLLGAAGGYLFGALAPSASAATPSSTSAEAGFARDMQVHHLQGAELAMIARERSTDDDVLTVSKDILLTQQQQAGQLFGWLNAWGLPQAAPEPSMTWMGRPTLAGAADAHSSMGMGTEDGVVPASMPGLATSEQISALSSASGRGFDQMFLELMIAHHRGAIDMADALLARSRVTVATDFASSVITAQEAEISLMEQMLADRPAE from the coding sequence ATGCGCCCGGCAAGCAGTAGGGGCCGGATCCTCGTCGCCGCGGTCGCCGTCGTCGCTCTGCTGCTCGGCGCGGCGGGCGGCTACCTCTTCGGCGCGCTCGCCCCGTCCGCCTCCGCCGCGACTCCCTCCTCGACCAGCGCCGAGGCGGGCTTCGCGCGCGACATGCAGGTGCACCACCTGCAGGGCGCCGAACTGGCGATGATCGCCCGGGAGCGCAGCACCGATGACGACGTCCTGACCGTCTCGAAGGACATCCTGCTCACCCAGCAGCAGCAGGCCGGGCAGCTCTTCGGCTGGCTGAACGCCTGGGGCCTGCCGCAGGCCGCTCCCGAGCCGTCGATGACCTGGATGGGCCGGCCGACCCTGGCCGGGGCCGCCGACGCGCACTCGTCGATGGGGATGGGGACCGAGGACGGCGTCGTGCCCGCCAGCATGCCTGGCCTCGCCACCTCCGAACAGATCTCGGCGCTGAGCAGCGCGTCGGGCCGCGGCTTCGACCAGATGTTCCTCGAACTGATGATCGCCCACCACCGCGGCGCCATTGATATGGCGGACGCTCTGCTCGCGCGCAGTCGCGTCACCGTTGCGACCGACTTCGCCTCCTCCGTCATCACGGCTCAGGAGGCCGAAATCTCCTTGATGGAGCAGATGCTGGCCGACCGTCCGGCGGAGTGA
- a CDS encoding excalibur calcium-binding domain-containing protein: MTDPSPSTTVWPPLPPAKEKMRKRDRQHRRVPLVALVGASVGALLVGTAIGGAIGGASGASNTTELKGQLAAAQQQLSSAEDSLEEQTNALAEVDAKRSAAETSAAGLQQKVDAMTAEAATSTTTLASRDARIAELESAAESAAVAPAAAAPAAAAPAAVPNGGGSVSYANCDAVHAAGAAPIRTDDPGYSRKLDRDGDGVACE, translated from the coding sequence ATGACCGACCCCAGCCCGTCCACAACCGTCTGGCCGCCGCTTCCGCCCGCGAAGGAGAAGATGCGGAAGCGGGACCGTCAGCACCGCCGGGTTCCGCTCGTGGCCCTGGTGGGGGCGTCCGTCGGCGCCCTCCTCGTCGGCACAGCGATCGGCGGCGCGATCGGCGGCGCGAGCGGCGCCTCCAACACGACCGAGCTCAAGGGCCAGCTCGCCGCCGCGCAACAGCAGCTGTCGAGCGCCGAAGACTCACTCGAGGAGCAGACCAATGCGCTCGCCGAAGTCGACGCAAAGCGCAGCGCCGCCGAGACGTCAGCAGCCGGCCTGCAACAGAAGGTCGACGCGATGACCGCTGAGGCCGCCACCTCCACCACAACCCTCGCGAGCCGCGACGCCCGGATCGCGGAGCTGGAGTCCGCCGCCGAGTCCGCCGCAGTCGCTCCGGCCGCCGCCGCGCCCGCCGCCGCCGCGCCCGCCGCGGTGCCCAACGGGGGCGGCTCCGTGTCGTACGCGAACTGCGACGCGGTGCACGCGGCGGGCGCCGCTCCGATCCGCACGGATGACCCCGGGTACAGCCGCAAGCTCGACCGGGACGGCGACGGCGTGGCCTGCGAGTAG
- a CDS encoding ABC transporter ATP-binding protein has translation MGDVAAGGGMRGGARGGTISRSDPDSQRQINAAAPRVDDLLRRIAELFRDHRPKLTLTVILVLVGAALTVVPPLLTQLAFDRGLFPADGRPDLPVLLELVGVMVLVWALSAILGVWQTYLTATVGNTVMGDLRIRLFRHLQAMELGFFTRTRTGIIQSRLANDVGGVATVLTNTVSSVLGNTVTVIAAVVAMLLLSWQMTIVALVLTPVLVIVQRRVGQVRARIATKTQESLSEMTAITQETLSVSGILLAKSFGRQESEVKRYADENGRQIQLQVRQQMSGQWFFAMVQIFLSVIPVIVYLAAAWLILGGTTVTAGTVVAFTTVQARLMWPLLGLMRVALDLQTAGALFARIFEYFDLRPAISDRADARDVSGELGRVELDDVVFRYPDQAEDARPTLDHVCVSIEPGEFVAFVGPSGAGKTTISYLVPRLYDVVGGAVRFAGTDVRELRHESLVSHIGIVSQETYLFHATIADNLRYARPDATQEEVEAAARAANIHATITSFPDGYDTLVGERGYRLSGGEKQRLAIARVLLKDPAVLILDEATSALDTVSERIVQTALDDAARGRTTIAIAHRLSTIVSADVIHVVEGGRIVESGTHRELLGLGGLYASLYAQQTESALQG, from the coding sequence ATGGGTGACGTCGCGGCAGGCGGCGGGATGCGCGGCGGGGCGCGCGGCGGGACGATCTCGAGGAGCGACCCGGACAGTCAGCGCCAGATCAACGCGGCGGCACCCCGAGTCGACGATCTGCTCCGACGCATTGCGGAGCTCTTCCGCGATCACCGGCCGAAGCTGACGCTCACGGTGATCCTCGTCCTGGTCGGCGCCGCCCTCACGGTCGTGCCTCCGCTGTTGACTCAGCTGGCCTTCGACCGCGGACTCTTCCCGGCCGACGGACGCCCCGACCTCCCCGTGCTGCTCGAACTGGTCGGCGTGATGGTGCTGGTCTGGGCGCTCTCGGCGATTCTCGGCGTCTGGCAGACCTACCTCACCGCAACCGTCGGCAACACGGTCATGGGCGACCTGCGCATCCGCCTCTTCCGCCACCTCCAGGCGATGGAGCTCGGCTTCTTCACCCGCACCCGCACCGGCATCATCCAGTCCCGCCTCGCCAATGACGTGGGTGGCGTGGCCACTGTGCTCACCAACACGGTCTCGAGCGTGCTCGGCAACACGGTGACGGTCATCGCGGCGGTGGTCGCGATGCTGCTGCTCTCCTGGCAGATGACGATCGTCGCCCTGGTCCTCACTCCGGTGCTTGTGATCGTCCAGCGCCGCGTCGGCCAGGTGCGCGCCCGGATTGCGACGAAGACGCAGGAGTCGCTGTCGGAGATGACCGCGATCACGCAAGAGACGCTGAGCGTCTCCGGCATCCTCCTGGCCAAGAGCTTCGGCCGTCAGGAGTCGGAGGTGAAGCGCTACGCGGACGAGAACGGTCGCCAGATCCAGCTGCAGGTGCGCCAGCAGATGTCCGGCCAGTGGTTCTTCGCGATGGTGCAGATTTTCCTCTCGGTCATCCCCGTGATCGTGTACCTCGCCGCCGCCTGGCTGATCCTCGGCGGCACGACCGTCACGGCGGGCACTGTCGTCGCGTTCACGACCGTGCAGGCGCGCCTGATGTGGCCGCTCCTGGGTCTGATGCGCGTCGCGCTCGACTTACAGACCGCCGGTGCCCTCTTCGCCCGTATCTTCGAGTACTTCGACCTGCGCCCCGCGATCAGCGACCGGGCGGACGCGCGCGATGTGTCGGGAGAGCTCGGCCGGGTCGAGCTGGACGACGTGGTGTTCCGCTACCCCGACCAGGCCGAGGACGCGCGGCCGACGCTCGATCACGTCTGCGTCTCGATCGAGCCGGGCGAGTTCGTCGCCTTCGTCGGCCCCTCCGGCGCGGGCAAGACCACGATTTCGTACCTCGTCCCGCGCCTGTACGACGTGGTGGGGGGAGCGGTCCGCTTCGCCGGGACTGACGTGCGCGAGCTTCGTCATGAGTCGCTCGTCTCCCACATCGGCATCGTCAGCCAAGAGACGTACCTCTTCCACGCGACGATCGCCGACAACCTCCGCTACGCGCGCCCCGACGCGACGCAGGAGGAGGTGGAGGCGGCCGCCCGTGCCGCGAACATCCACGCGACGATCACGTCCTTCCCCGACGGCTACGACACCCTGGTCGGCGAGCGCGGCTACCGGCTCTCCGGAGGCGAGAAGCAGCGACTCGCCATTGCGCGCGTGCTTTTGAAGGACCCGGCGGTCCTCATCCTCGACGAGGCGACCAGCGCCCTAGACACCGTCTCCGAGCGGATTGTGCAAACCGCCCTCGACGACGCCGCCCGCGGCCGAACCACCATCGCGATCGCCCACCGGCTCTCGACGATCGTCTCGGCCGACGTCATCCATGTGGTCGAGGGCGGCCGGATTGTCGAGTCGGGCACGCACCGCGAGCTGCTGGGCCTCGGCGGGCTCTACGCCTCGCTATACGCCCAGCAGACGGAGTCGGCCCTGCAGGGTTGA
- a CDS encoding carbohydrate ABC transporter permease — protein sequence MSVTPTPIQVPVDRTTERALARGESRIEAASGKVKKATTSRGATLAALIIAVIWTVPTLGLFISSFRPANDIKTTGWWTIFANPGFTLDNYANALNSGDSLTLGKAFVNSLVITLPAALIPITIASLAAYAFAWIDFKGRNTLFVLVFSLQIVPIQMALVPLLQLFSDGLRIGGLYILPGLGVNGLDGSYAKVWIAHTIFALPLAIFMLHNFISEIPGEVIEAARVDGAGHGQIFFRIVLPLAVPAIASFGIFQFLWVWNDLLVATVFTSGQGLPITKALQDLTGSYGQSWELLTAGAFISIIVPLIVFFSLQRFFVRGLLAGATKG from the coding sequence ATGAGCGTCACGCCCACTCCGATTCAGGTCCCGGTCGACCGCACCACGGAACGCGCGCTCGCGCGCGGCGAATCGCGAATCGAGGCGGCCAGCGGCAAGGTCAAGAAGGCGACGACCTCCCGCGGAGCCACGCTCGCCGCACTGATCATCGCCGTCATCTGGACTGTCCCGACCCTCGGTCTGTTCATCTCGTCGTTCCGCCCCGCGAACGACATCAAGACGACCGGCTGGTGGACGATCTTCGCCAACCCCGGCTTCACGCTCGACAACTACGCGAACGCGCTCAACTCCGGCGACAGCCTGACGCTGGGCAAAGCATTCGTGAACTCGCTCGTCATCACACTGCCGGCGGCACTGATCCCCATCACGATCGCCAGCCTCGCTGCTTACGCCTTCGCGTGGATCGACTTCAAGGGCCGCAACACGCTCTTCGTGCTCGTGTTCTCGCTCCAGATCGTGCCGATTCAGATGGCACTCGTGCCGCTGCTCCAGCTGTTCTCGGACGGCCTGCGCATCGGCGGGCTCTACATCCTTCCTGGCCTCGGAGTGAACGGGTTGGACGGCTCCTATGCCAAGGTGTGGATCGCGCACACGATCTTCGCCCTCCCGCTCGCGATCTTTATGCTCCACAACTTTATTTCCGAGATCCCGGGCGAAGTGATCGAAGCGGCCCGCGTGGACGGCGCAGGCCACGGCCAGATCTTCTTCCGCATCGTCCTCCCGCTCGCTGTTCCCGCGATCGCCTCCTTCGGGATCTTCCAGTTCCTCTGGGTCTGGAACGACCTGCTGGTCGCGACAGTCTTCACCTCCGGACAGGGATTGCCGATTACGAAGGCGCTGCAAGACCTCACCGGCTCCTACGGCCAGTCGTGGGAACTGCTGACTGCCGGGGCGTTCATCTCGATCATTGTGCCGCTCATCGTGTTCTTCTCTCTCCAGAGGTTCTTCGTCCGCGGCCTCCTCGCCGGCGCCACCAAAGGCTGA
- a CDS encoding carbohydrate ABC transporter permease: protein MSPITVSGFFQWLAGLPPLAQIPLILLAFAAVVALILFFVEIAPRRGTGYTILRLAVTVLLPVVLLLVFGLYTSVLWVAVLAAVIGGALFLLDFRSRKGAGYGLQLVAFMAPAAFFILIGLIYPTITTAMNAFMKNDGSGFAGIDNFIWVFTSPDGITAFLNTVVWVLLAPITATAIGLAYAVFIDKSRGEKFFKLLVFMPMAISFVGASIIFKFFYDVRQGEQIGLLNGVLTAFGAPPIDWLGVDGWNTLFLVVVLIWTQAGFAMTVLSAAIKGVPSEQLEAASLDGTSAWQSFWNVTVPGIRSSIVVVLTTISIASLKVFDIVSAMTGGRSDTTVLAFEMVRQFQLGARSGYSAALAVILFLLVLPIVVYNARQLAKQREIR from the coding sequence ATGTCCCCCATCACTGTCTCGGGGTTCTTCCAATGGCTGGCGGGTCTCCCGCCGCTCGCGCAGATCCCGCTCATCCTCCTGGCCTTCGCGGCCGTGGTGGCGCTGATCCTCTTCTTCGTTGAGATCGCGCCCCGTCGCGGTACCGGCTACACGATCCTCCGGCTCGCGGTCACCGTGCTTCTGCCGGTGGTGCTCCTGCTGGTCTTTGGCCTTTATACCTCCGTCCTCTGGGTCGCGGTCCTCGCGGCCGTCATTGGCGGCGCGCTGTTCCTCCTCGACTTCCGGTCCCGCAAAGGCGCGGGCTATGGATTGCAGCTCGTCGCCTTCATGGCGCCGGCGGCCTTCTTCATCCTGATCGGCCTGATCTACCCGACGATCACCACCGCGATGAACGCGTTCATGAAGAACGACGGATCCGGATTCGCCGGTATCGACAACTTCATCTGGGTCTTCACCAGCCCCGACGGCATCACCGCCTTCCTCAACACGGTGGTCTGGGTACTCTTGGCCCCGATCACGGCGACCGCTATCGGCCTCGCCTACGCCGTCTTCATCGACAAGAGCCGCGGCGAGAAGTTCTTCAAGCTGCTGGTCTTCATGCCGATGGCGATCTCATTCGTCGGCGCGTCGATCATCTTCAAGTTCTTCTACGACGTGCGCCAGGGCGAGCAGATCGGCCTCCTCAACGGCGTCCTCACCGCCTTCGGCGCTCCGCCGATCGACTGGCTGGGAGTGGACGGCTGGAATACGCTGTTCCTCGTGGTTGTCCTGATCTGGACCCAGGCCGGCTTCGCTATGACGGTCCTCTCGGCCGCGATCAAGGGCGTCCCGTCCGAGCAGCTCGAAGCAGCCTCACTCGACGGCACCAGCGCCTGGCAGTCCTTCTGGAACGTCACCGTTCCGGGCATCCGCTCCTCGATCGTGGTCGTCCTCACGACGATCTCGATCGCGTCGCTGAAGGTCTTCGACATCGTCTCCGCGATGACCGGCGGCCGCTCCGACACCACGGTCCTGGCGTTCGAGATGGTCCGACAGTTCCAGCTCGGCGCCCGCAGCGGCTACAGCGCGGCCCTCGCCGTCATCCTGTTCCTGCTGGTGCTCCCGATCGTCGTCTACAACGCCCGCCAGCTCGCCAAGCAAAGGGAGATCCGATGA
- a CDS encoding ABC transporter substrate-binding protein — translation MRSSLHRRITVPVAVLAAAGIVLAGCSSSSDPNDPNAGGGSSAGSVGTADGVVNVYGTINGDEATLLEKSWEDWEKENNIEIKYTGDKEFEKQIGIKVQGGDTPDLAIFPQPGLLADTIASGKVQKLPEGALANVKQNWSLDWQKYGQVGGTQFAAPLMASIKGFIWYSPTKFKEWGVSVPKTWAEMQALGKTIAEKTGGPSWCAGFNSGEASGWPGTDWIEDAVLRESGPDTYDSWVAGDTPFTDPKIKSAFDSVGSILLDPTLVNAGYGDVKSINSTAFGDIAQNMANGSCALTHQASFFEGFLTSAGAKVAEDGDVWAFLTPSVNADDAQAVTGGGEMVAAFSNDADTAKVQEYLSSADWANSRVKLGGVISANKGLDPANAGSDVLKDSIAILQNPDTTFRFDASDLMPKSVGSDSFFKGIVDWIDGTSTDQALEEIQAGYTS, via the coding sequence ATGCGGTCATCCCTGCACCGCCGTATCACCGTCCCGGTCGCCGTTCTGGCAGCGGCCGGCATCGTACTCGCGGGCTGCTCCAGCAGCAGTGACCCCAACGACCCGAACGCCGGCGGCGGCAGCTCGGCCGGCTCGGTCGGCACGGCCGACGGCGTCGTCAACGTCTACGGCACCATCAACGGCGACGAAGCCACCCTTCTCGAGAAGTCCTGGGAGGACTGGGAGAAGGAGAACAATATCGAGATCAAGTACACCGGTGACAAGGAGTTCGAGAAGCAGATCGGCATTAAGGTCCAGGGTGGCGACACGCCAGACCTCGCGATTTTCCCGCAGCCCGGTCTTCTCGCCGACACCATCGCCTCGGGCAAGGTGCAGAAGCTCCCCGAGGGTGCCCTCGCCAATGTCAAGCAGAACTGGTCACTGGACTGGCAAAAGTACGGCCAGGTCGGCGGCACCCAGTTCGCCGCGCCGCTGATGGCGTCCATCAAGGGTTTCATTTGGTACTCGCCGACCAAGTTCAAGGAGTGGGGCGTCTCCGTCCCCAAGACCTGGGCCGAGATGCAGGCGCTCGGCAAGACGATCGCCGAGAAGACTGGCGGCCCCTCCTGGTGCGCGGGCTTCAACTCCGGTGAGGCCTCCGGCTGGCCCGGAACCGACTGGATCGAAGACGCCGTCCTCCGCGAGTCCGGCCCCGACACCTACGACTCCTGGGTCGCGGGCGACACCCCCTTCACCGACCCGAAGATCAAGTCGGCGTTCGACTCCGTCGGATCGATCCTCCTCGACCCGACCCTCGTCAACGCGGGCTACGGCGACGTGAAGTCGATCAACTCCACCGCCTTCGGCGACATCGCTCAGAACATGGCCAATGGCAGCTGTGCGCTGACCCACCAGGCCTCGTTCTTCGAGGGCTTCCTCACCTCGGCCGGCGCCAAGGTGGCCGAGGACGGCGACGTGTGGGCCTTCCTCACCCCGTCGGTCAATGCCGACGACGCCCAGGCTGTCACCGGAGGCGGCGAGATGGTGGCCGCATTCTCGAACGACGCCGACACCGCCAAGGTACAGGAGTACCTCTCGAGCGCCGACTGGGCAAACAGCCGCGTCAAGCTCGGCGGCGTCATCTCCGCGAACAAGGGTCTCGACCCGGCCAACGCGGGTAGCGACGTCCTGAAGGACTCCATCGCGATCCTGCAGAATCCGGACACCACGTTCCGCTTCGATGCGTCCGACCTCATGCCGAAGTCCGTCGGTTCGGACAGCTTCTTCAAGGGAATCGTCGACTGGATCGACGGCACGAGCACCGACCAGGCGCTCGAGGAGATCCAGGCCGGCTACACCTCCTAG
- a CDS encoding LacI family DNA-binding transcriptional regulator, with protein MPGIEEVAKLAGVSKATVSRALSGRGYVSAGTKLRVERAATSLGYVVSANASSLVTGRSNNIAVIIPIINQWFFAGIIEGIERALLAAGYDLLLYTIDKHLDARRSVFEYYLVRKRVDAIVAVTLEISPHETEALLALGKPIVGIGGELPGMPTFSIDDIAASQLATEHLLSLGHERIVHIGGLAEEEMDFHVHTQRRDGFRQALAAAGVEAGAQDVVPTSFDIPGGHRAGRQVLGDPRTRPTAIFAASDEIAIGIILAARELGLSVPEDVSIIGIDDHPLAELFGLSSIRQDPRQQGELAVALVLDALATLGRGEAPPPACHTLIPASLVIRTSTSAPRGARIGA; from the coding sequence GTGCCAGGCATCGAAGAGGTGGCCAAGCTCGCAGGAGTGTCGAAAGCGACGGTCTCGCGCGCACTCAGCGGCCGCGGATACGTCTCGGCCGGGACGAAGCTGCGCGTCGAGCGAGCGGCGACAAGCCTGGGCTACGTCGTCTCCGCCAATGCCTCGAGCCTGGTCACCGGCCGCAGCAACAACATCGCCGTCATCATTCCGATCATCAACCAGTGGTTCTTCGCCGGGATCATCGAGGGCATCGAGCGCGCCCTGCTCGCCGCGGGCTACGACCTGCTGCTCTACACCATAGACAAGCACCTCGACGCCCGCCGGAGCGTGTTCGAGTACTACCTCGTCCGCAAGCGCGTCGACGCGATCGTCGCCGTCACCCTCGAGATCTCGCCGCACGAGACGGAGGCGCTACTCGCCCTAGGCAAGCCCATCGTCGGGATCGGCGGCGAACTGCCCGGCATGCCCACCTTCAGCATCGACGACATCGCCGCGTCCCAGCTCGCGACCGAGCATCTGCTCTCCCTCGGCCACGAGCGGATCGTCCACATCGGCGGGCTGGCGGAGGAGGAGATGGACTTCCATGTGCACACCCAGCGCCGGGACGGCTTCCGCCAAGCGCTGGCCGCCGCCGGGGTGGAGGCCGGCGCGCAGGACGTGGTGCCCACCAGCTTCGATATCCCCGGCGGTCACCGCGCGGGTCGCCAGGTCCTGGGCGATCCAAGGACCCGGCCGACCGCGATCTTCGCCGCCTCGGACGAGATAGCGATCGGGATCATCCTCGCGGCGCGCGAGCTGGGGCTCTCGGTGCCCGAGGACGTCTCGATCATCGGGATCGACGACCACCCCCTCGCCGAACTCTTCGGGCTCAGCTCGATCCGCCAGGACCCGCGCCAGCAGGGCGAGCTCGCGGTCGCCCTCGTGCTCGACGCGCTGGCCACTCTCGGCCGCGGCGAGGCCCCTCCCCCGGCCTGCCACACGCTCATCCCCGCCTCGCTGGTGATCCGGACGAGCACGTCGGCGCCGCGGGGAGCGAGAATCGGGGCATGA
- a CDS encoding GNAT family N-acetyltransferase has product MSNSGSDSPVVRDAREQSRFVIDVGGAQAGFAAYTRRGDEVVLTHTVVDDAWAGLGLGSVLARAAVTAITEAGGTVVPRCPFIAAWLRKHPDVDARVRWPED; this is encoded by the coding sequence ATGAGCAACTCCGGCTCCGACTCCCCCGTCGTCCGCGACGCCCGCGAGCAGTCGCGCTTCGTGATCGACGTCGGCGGCGCGCAGGCCGGCTTCGCCGCCTACACCCGGCGGGGCGACGAGGTGGTGCTGACCCACACCGTCGTCGACGACGCCTGGGCGGGCCTCGGTCTGGGCAGCGTCCTCGCGCGCGCCGCGGTCACCGCGATCACGGAGGCGGGCGGCACGGTCGTCCCGCGCTGCCCCTTCATCGCCGCGTGGCTGCGCAAGCACCCCGACGTCGACGCGCGAGTCCGCTGGCCCGAGGACTGA
- a CDS encoding VOC family protein: protein MQMRLELVPLPVSDVDRAVAFYTQVLGFHLDHDVRPAEAMRVVQLTPPGSACSIVVGSGMGPGPEEGVVRSLHLVVDDLAAVRAELAGRSLDVSDIQDLDGVRYAYFADPDGNTWALQEIGSRTPPV from the coding sequence GTGCAGATGCGACTCGAACTCGTCCCCCTCCCCGTCAGCGACGTCGACCGCGCGGTCGCCTTCTATACGCAGGTACTCGGCTTCCACCTCGACCACGACGTCCGGCCCGCCGAGGCGATGCGCGTCGTGCAGCTCACCCCTCCCGGCTCGGCCTGCTCGATCGTGGTCGGCAGTGGGATGGGGCCCGGGCCCGAGGAGGGCGTCGTCCGCTCACTGCACCTGGTCGTCGATGACCTCGCTGCCGTGCGCGCGGAGCTGGCCGGACGCTCGCTCGACGTCAGCGACATCCAGGATCTCGATGGTGTGCGGTACGCGTACTTCGCGGACCCGGATGGCAACACCTGGGCGCTACAGGAGATCGGGAGCAGGACGCCGCCGGTGTGA
- a CDS encoding MarR family winged helix-turn-helix transcriptional regulator, producing MSAPDLLAGLPARDVPPSEVSLSELLSDFVSVTHRIARLAAQATDNQESQAVWRTLSVLLSMGPMRLGELASQSRVSQPTMTKIVKNLVEAGWLDRIADPLDARAWQILLAPAGADALSAWRTELGDALTPIFADLTPEDRRVLERAVEIMHERMVVGPRG from the coding sequence GTGTCTGCTCCCGATCTGCTCGCCGGGCTCCCCGCCCGCGACGTCCCGCCCAGCGAGGTCTCGCTCAGCGAACTGCTGAGCGATTTCGTCTCGGTGACGCACCGGATCGCCCGCCTGGCCGCTCAGGCGACCGACAACCAGGAGTCGCAGGCTGTCTGGCGCACACTCTCGGTGCTGCTCTCGATGGGCCCGATGCGTCTGGGCGAGTTGGCCTCGCAGAGCCGGGTTTCGCAGCCCACGATGACCAAGATCGTGAAGAACCTCGTCGAGGCCGGCTGGCTCGACCGGATCGCGGATCCTCTCGATGCGCGCGCCTGGCAGATCCTCCTCGCCCCCGCCGGTGCCGACGCGCTGAGCGCGTGGCGCACCGAGCTCGGCGATGCACTCACGCCGATCTTCGCCGATCTCACCCCGGAAGACCGCCGCGTCCTCGAGCGGGCCGTCGAGATCATGCACGAGCGAATGGTCGTCGGCCCCCGCGGCTGA
- the rplL gene encoding 50S ribosomal protein L7/L12, translating to MAKLTQDELIEAFKELTLIELSEFVKKFEEVFEVTAAAPVAVAGAAGPAAAAEEVEEQTEFDVVLEAAGEKKIQVIKEVRALTSLGLGEAKALVDGAPKAVLEAVNKEAAEKAKAQLEAAGATVTVK from the coding sequence ATGGCAAAGCTCACGCAGGACGAGCTCATCGAGGCCTTCAAGGAGCTCACGCTCATCGAACTCTCGGAGTTCGTCAAGAAGTTCGAAGAGGTCTTCGAGGTCACCGCTGCGGCGCCCGTCGCCGTCGCCGGTGCGGCCGGCCCGGCCGCCGCCGCCGAAGAGGTCGAGGAGCAGACCGAGTTCGACGTCGTGCTCGAGGCCGCCGGCGAGAAGAAGATCCAGGTCATCAAGGAGGTGCGCGCCCTCACCAGCCTCGGCCTCGGTGAGGCGAAGGCACTCGTCGACGGTGCCCCCAAGGCGGTCCTCGAGGCCGTCAACAAGGAGGCTGCCGAGAAGGCCAAGGCTCAGCTCGAGGCCGCCGGCGCGACCGTCACCGTCAAGTAA
- the rplJ gene encoding 50S ribosomal protein L10, whose translation MANKEASVAELTEKFQSSTAVLLTEYRGLTVAQLKTLRTDISEHATYAVVKNTLTKIAANNAGISSFDDELAGPSAIAFVHGDPVAVAKSLRAFAKANPLLVVKGGYFDGNPLTAEEVGKLADLESREVLLGKLAGAFKASLFGAAYLFNAPLSKAVRTVEALREKQESAS comes from the coding sequence ATGGCGAACAAGGAAGCCTCGGTTGCCGAACTCACGGAGAAGTTCCAGAGTTCGACGGCCGTTCTGCTAACCGAGTACCGCGGTCTCACTGTTGCTCAGCTCAAGACGCTGCGCACAGACATCAGTGAGCACGCAACGTACGCCGTGGTGAAGAACACGCTGACCAAGATCGCGGCGAACAACGCCGGTATCTCGTCCTTCGACGACGAGCTCGCTGGCCCCTCGGCCATCGCGTTCGTGCACGGCGACCCTGTCGCCGTCGCGAAGTCGCTGCGTGCCTTCGCCAAGGCAAACCCTCTCCTCGTGGTCAAGGGCGGTTACTTCGACGGTAACCCGCTGACCGCAGAAGAGGTGGGCAAGCTCGCCGACCTCGAGTCCCGCGAAGTTCTGCTCGGCAAGCTCGCCGGCGCCTTCAAGGCCTCGCTGTTCGGCGCCGCATATCTGTTCAACGCTCCGCTCTCGAAGGCCGTTCGCACGGTCGAGGCGCTGCGCGAGAAGCAGGAGTCCGCGAGCTGA
- a CDS encoding MarR family winged helix-turn-helix transcriptional regulator, with amino-acid sequence MTGPSPDSARTVDSAIASVEGELSTLFNRVRASMRSCAERLHPELTSMGYKTLSALERRGPVHSGVLAELLEMDKSALSRQITALDRLGLLERTPDPRDGRATILSVTPATAERLRETRSSKQALMHEELRTWELSDIELFASLLHRINDLDT; translated from the coding sequence ATGACCGGTCCCTCTCCCGACTCCGCCCGCACCGTCGACTCCGCGATCGCCTCGGTTGAGGGCGAGCTCAGCACCCTGTTCAATCGCGTTCGCGCGTCGATGCGCTCGTGCGCCGAACGACTCCACCCCGAGCTGACGTCGATGGGATACAAGACGCTCTCGGCGCTCGAGCGCCGCGGCCCCGTGCACTCGGGGGTGCTGGCCGAGCTACTCGAAATGGACAAATCGGCGCTCAGCCGCCAGATCACGGCCCTGGACCGCCTGGGCCTGCTGGAGCGCACACCGGACCCGCGGGACGGCCGCGCCACCATCCTGTCGGTGACGCCCGCGACCGCCGAGCGCCTGCGCGAGACGCGCAGCTCCAAGCAGGCGCTGATGCACGAGGAGCTGCGCACCTGGGAGCTCTCCGACATCGAACTCTTCGCCTCGCTCCTGCACCGGATCAACGACCTCGATACCTGA